In a single window of the Subtercola sp. PAMC28395 genome:
- a CDS encoding histidine phosphatase family protein, with the protein MTVGHVLYLVRHGEQVDAEYGVADGPLSPRGERQARLIADRLGGVPFDNVWHSPLQRAAETAAIMAKQLPALDPKPSPLLFDCVPTEYSPEMPHAFEPFFNAVSEEEVDAGRAQMSDAIAEFLTPSRETRHDLLITHNFVIGWFVREALSAPGWRWVGVNQANCGLTIIRYRSGRMPELVTHNDLGHLPVELRTGLADPQPY; encoded by the coding sequence ATGACGGTCGGACACGTGCTCTACCTGGTGCGCCACGGCGAGCAGGTCGATGCCGAGTACGGTGTCGCCGACGGCCCACTCTCGCCGCGCGGTGAACGCCAGGCGCGGTTGATCGCCGATCGCCTCGGCGGGGTTCCGTTCGACAACGTCTGGCATTCGCCGCTGCAGCGTGCCGCCGAAACCGCCGCGATCATGGCCAAGCAGCTGCCGGCACTCGACCCCAAACCGTCGCCCTTGCTGTTCGACTGTGTTCCCACCGAATATTCACCCGAGATGCCGCACGCCTTCGAACCGTTCTTCAACGCGGTGAGCGAAGAGGAGGTCGATGCCGGGCGGGCCCAGATGTCCGATGCGATCGCCGAATTCCTCACGCCGTCGCGCGAGACCCGCCATGACCTGCTGATCACGCACAACTTCGTCATCGGCTGGTTCGTTCGCGAAGCTCTCAGCGCGCCGGGGTGGCGCTGGGTCGGGGTCAACCAGGCGAACTGCGGGCTCACGATCATCCGCTACCGTAGCGGTCGCATGCCAGAACTGGTGACGCACAACGATCTCGGTCACCTGCCGGTCGAATTGCGTACGGGGCTCGCCGACCCGCAGCCCTACTGA
- the rpsO gene encoding 30S ribosomal protein S15 encodes MPLTPDAKKAIIDEYATHPGDTGSPEVQVAMLTTRILDLTEHLKFHKHDHHSRRGLLLLVGQRRRLLGYLQSVDIERYRALIARLGLRR; translated from the coding sequence ATGCCATTAACGCCAGATGCCAAGAAAGCCATCATTGACGAATACGCCACCCACCCAGGTGACACCGGGTCTCCCGAGGTTCAGGTTGCGATGCTCACCACACGCATCCTCGACCTCACAGAGCACCTGAAGTTTCACAAGCACGACCACCACTCACGTCGTGGCCTGCTTCTGCTGGTTGGCCAGCGTCGTCGTCTGCTCGGTTACCTCCAGAGCGTCGACATCGAGCGTTACCGCGCGCTGATCGCTCGTCTGGGGCTGCGCCGCTAA
- a CDS encoding polyribonucleotide nucleotidyltransferase → MEGPEIKFAEAVLDNGSFGTRTIRFETGRLAQQAQGAVAAYLDEETMLLSATSVSKHPKDNFDFFPLTIDVEERSYAAGKIPGSFFRREGRPSTEAILVCRLIDRPLRPSFVTGLRNEVQVVITVLSIAPGEFYDALAINAASASSQISGVPFSGPIGAVRLALIGSQWVAFPTAAQLADAVFDIVVAGRVVTDKNGNEDVAIMMVEAEATEHSWNLIQAGATKPDEAVVSQGLQASKPFIKQLVGAQVVLAQQSAKEIAHYPVFLPYSKESYDNVAGLAYDELVRIYQIADKIERQDADDALKERVKVAITEKVEAGAIPASVLAEFSAAYKSVTKVVVRGRILRDGIRIDGRGLSDIRPLDAEVEVIPRVHGSAIFQRGETQILGVTTLNMLKMEQQIDSLSPVTKKRYMHHYNFPPYSTGETGRVGTPKRREIGHGFLAERALVPVLPSREDFPYAIRQVSEALGSNGSTSMGSVCASTLSLLNAGVPLRAPVAGIAMGLVSDEVDGETRYAALTDILGAEDALGDMDFKVAGTSEFITAIQLDTKLDGIPTSVLDGALGQAKAARTAILEVLNAAISTPDEMAPTAPRVISVQIPVDKIGELIGPKGKTINQIQDDTGADISIEDDGTVYIGAVDGPSAEAARMAVNAIANPLNPEVGERFLGTVVKIATFGAFVSLMPGKDGLLHISEVRKLAGGKRVENVEDVLGVGQKIQVEITKIDDRGKLSLAPVIDEAVPADTEGSAAHSAGPEAPAEGAEV, encoded by the coding sequence ATGGAGGGTCCAGAAATCAAATTCGCCGAAGCCGTTCTCGACAACGGTTCATTCGGCACACGCACGATCCGCTTCGAGACCGGCCGCCTCGCGCAGCAGGCTCAGGGCGCGGTTGCTGCGTACCTCGATGAAGAAACCATGCTGTTGAGCGCCACGAGCGTCTCGAAGCACCCGAAAGACAACTTCGACTTCTTCCCGCTCACCATCGACGTCGAAGAGCGCTCGTATGCAGCAGGCAAGATCCCCGGCTCGTTCTTCCGTCGTGAAGGCCGCCCCTCGACCGAGGCCATCCTCGTCTGCCGCCTGATCGACCGGCCGCTGCGCCCGTCGTTCGTCACCGGTCTCCGCAACGAGGTCCAGGTCGTCATCACCGTGCTGAGCATCGCTCCCGGTGAGTTCTACGATGCTCTGGCCATCAACGCCGCCTCGGCGTCGAGCCAGATCTCCGGTGTTCCGTTCTCCGGCCCGATCGGTGCAGTTCGTCTCGCGCTCATCGGCAGCCAGTGGGTCGCATTCCCGACCGCGGCGCAGCTCGCTGACGCTGTCTTCGACATCGTGGTTGCCGGTCGTGTCGTCACCGACAAGAACGGCAATGAAGACGTCGCCATCATGATGGTCGAGGCTGAGGCCACCGAACACAGCTGGAACCTGATCCAGGCCGGCGCCACCAAGCCCGACGAGGCTGTTGTCAGCCAGGGCCTCCAGGCCTCGAAGCCCTTCATCAAGCAGCTCGTCGGCGCGCAGGTCGTTCTCGCCCAGCAGTCTGCGAAGGAGATCGCACACTACCCGGTCTTCCTGCCGTACTCGAAGGAGTCCTACGACAACGTCGCCGGCCTCGCCTACGACGAGCTCGTGCGTATCTACCAGATCGCCGACAAGATCGAGCGCCAGGACGCCGATGACGCTCTGAAAGAGCGCGTCAAGGTCGCCATCACCGAGAAGGTCGAAGCTGGCGCCATCCCCGCGAGTGTTCTCGCCGAGTTCTCTGCGGCGTACAAGTCGGTCACCAAGGTGGTCGTTCGCGGTCGTATCCTCCGCGACGGAATCCGCATCGACGGCCGTGGCCTCTCCGACATCCGCCCGCTGGATGCCGAGGTCGAGGTCATTCCCCGCGTGCACGGTTCAGCGATCTTCCAGCGCGGTGAGACCCAGATCCTGGGTGTCACCACACTGAACATGCTGAAGATGGAGCAGCAGATCGACTCGCTGAGCCCCGTCACCAAGAAGCGCTACATGCACCACTACAACTTCCCGCCGTACTCGACCGGTGAGACTGGCCGCGTCGGTACCCCGAAGCGTCGCGAGATCGGGCACGGCTTCCTCGCCGAGCGCGCCCTCGTGCCCGTGCTGCCTTCGCGTGAAGACTTCCCGTACGCGATCCGCCAGGTCTCCGAGGCACTCGGCTCCAACGGCTCTACCTCCATGGGATCCGTGTGTGCGTCGACTCTCTCCCTGCTCAACGCCGGTGTGCCGCTGCGCGCCCCGGTTGCCGGCATCGCCATGGGCCTCGTCTCCGACGAGGTCGACGGTGAGACCCGCTACGCAGCCCTCACCGACATCCTCGGTGCAGAAGATGCGCTGGGCGACATGGACTTCAAGGTTGCCGGTACGAGTGAGTTCATCACGGCCATCCAGCTCGACACAAAGCTCGACGGTATTCCGACGTCGGTGCTCGACGGCGCGCTCGGCCAGGCGAAGGCTGCGCGAACCGCGATCCTCGAGGTTCTGAACGCCGCAATCTCCACGCCTGACGAGATGGCCCCGACCGCGCCCCGCGTGATCTCGGTCCAGATCCCGGTCGACAAGATCGGTGAGCTGATCGGCCCGAAGGGCAAGACGATCAACCAGATCCAGGACGACACCGGAGCCGACATCTCGATCGAAGACGACGGCACCGTGTACATCGGCGCTGTCGACGGCCCCTCGGCCGAGGCTGCTCGCATGGCGGTCAACGCCATTGCGAACCCGCTGAACCCCGAGGTCGGCGAGCGGTTCCTGGGCACGGTCGTCAAGATCGCGACCTTCGGTGCGTTCGTGTCGCTCATGCCCGGCAAAGACGGCCTGCTGCACATCAGTGAGGTTCGCAAGCTCGCCGGTGGCAAGCGTGTCGAGAACGTCGAAGACGTGCTCGGTGTCGGCCAGAAGATCCAGGTCGAGATCACCAAGATCGACGACCGCGGAAAGCTGTCGCTCGCCCCGGTGATCGACGAGGCAGTCCCTGCTGACACCGAAGGCTCCGCAGCGCACAGCGCGGGCCCTGAGGCACCTGCAGAAGGCGCCGAAGTATAG
- a CDS encoding MFS transporter, whose product MHSFEPRLRRSRFVDLTPLRQSPAFARLWAGGAISGIGGQMTIVAVGLHIYSITQSTFAVSLVGVFALVPMIVFGLYGGVLADTFDRRVVALVSAIVAWVSTATLAALAWLQVDTVWPFYVLATVVSVAATVIGATRSSIVPRLLPPELLPAASALNGISMGAMITVGPALAGVLVATAGIQWTYTVDVVLFVAAFVGIFSLPKIIPEGTTGRAGISAVLDGVEFLKGAPNVRMSFIVDIVAMTFGQPRVLFPAVGAVLIGGGAITVGILTASAAAGALLCSLLSGRLGHVRWQGRAVQRAIVVYGACIAAFGAVLLVASIGSASPGVHSITESFGDANGVALVLAALFLAGSGAADNVSAIFRTTILQSAVPDVMRGRIQGVFTVVVAGGPRLGDAYIGVLATVAAVWFPPLLGGIVIMVLVTILVRASAGFRGYDAQNPLP is encoded by the coding sequence CTGCACAGTTTCGAACCCCGGCTCCGGCGCAGCCGTTTCGTCGACCTGACGCCGCTTCGACAGAGCCCGGCGTTCGCCCGGTTGTGGGCAGGCGGGGCGATCTCAGGCATCGGCGGCCAGATGACGATCGTCGCCGTGGGGCTGCACATCTACAGCATCACCCAGTCCACCTTCGCGGTCTCCCTCGTGGGCGTGTTCGCCCTGGTGCCGATGATCGTCTTCGGGCTGTACGGCGGAGTACTGGCCGACACGTTCGATCGCCGGGTGGTTGCCCTGGTCTCAGCGATCGTCGCGTGGGTCTCAACGGCAACCCTGGCCGCACTTGCCTGGTTGCAGGTCGACACAGTGTGGCCCTTCTACGTTCTGGCTACGGTCGTCTCCGTTGCGGCCACCGTCATCGGCGCTACACGGTCGTCGATCGTGCCCCGACTCCTGCCGCCGGAGCTTCTGCCTGCGGCCTCAGCCCTGAATGGCATCAGTATGGGGGCGATGATCACGGTGGGGCCCGCTCTGGCCGGCGTACTGGTGGCGACGGCGGGCATCCAGTGGACGTACACGGTCGATGTCGTCCTGTTCGTCGCGGCGTTCGTCGGGATCTTCTCGCTGCCGAAGATCATTCCCGAGGGAACCACCGGTCGGGCGGGTATCTCGGCCGTGCTCGATGGAGTCGAATTCCTCAAGGGTGCGCCCAATGTTCGGATGTCGTTCATCGTGGACATCGTGGCCATGACCTTCGGGCAGCCTCGTGTGCTGTTCCCCGCAGTGGGTGCTGTCCTCATCGGCGGCGGTGCCATCACCGTCGGTATTCTCACGGCGTCCGCGGCCGCAGGTGCACTGCTCTGCAGCCTGCTGTCGGGCCGACTGGGTCACGTTCGCTGGCAGGGCAGGGCAGTGCAACGAGCGATCGTCGTGTATGGCGCGTGCATCGCAGCCTTCGGTGCCGTGCTTCTGGTCGCCTCCATCGGATCGGCTTCGCCCGGCGTGCACTCCATCACGGAATCGTTCGGTGACGCCAACGGTGTTGCCCTCGTGCTCGCGGCCCTCTTTCTCGCCGGATCGGGTGCTGCCGACAACGTGAGCGCCATCTTCCGCACCACGATTCTGCAGTCGGCCGTTCCCGATGTGATGCGAGGTCGTATCCAGGGAGTCTTCACCGTCGTTGTCGCTGGCGGCCCGCGGCTCGGAGACGCCTACATCGGGGTGCTGGCAACCGTTGCTGCCGTGTGGTTCCCTCCCCTGCTGGGCGGAATAGTCATCATGGTGCTGGTGACGATCCTTGTGCGGGCCAGCGCAGGCTTCCGGGGCTACGACGCACAGAACCCGCTGCCCTGA
- a CDS encoding FKBP-type peptidyl-prolyl cis-trans isomerase, whose amino-acid sequence MTDLNSKPELDFPEGPAPETLEIVDIVVGDGPEAAAGSTVDVHYLGVDYESGDEFDSSWSRGTSINFPLRQLIAGWQQGIPGMKVGGRRKLTVPPQLAYGAAGSGHQLSGRTLIFVIDLLGVS is encoded by the coding sequence ATGACAGATCTCAATTCCAAGCCCGAACTCGACTTCCCCGAAGGCCCTGCCCCCGAAACCCTCGAAATCGTGGACATCGTGGTCGGCGACGGCCCAGAGGCCGCAGCCGGTTCGACCGTCGACGTGCACTACCTCGGTGTCGACTACGAATCCGGAGACGAATTCGACTCGTCGTGGAGCCGTGGCACCTCGATCAACTTTCCGCTCCGCCAGCTGATCGCCGGCTGGCAGCAGGGTATTCCCGGCATGAAGGTCGGTGGCCGTCGTAAGCTCACCGTTCCGCCGCAGCTGGCCTATGGTGCTGCCGGCAGTGGGCACCAGCTCTCTGGTCGCACCCTCATCTTCGTGATCGACCTGCTCGGCGTCAGCTGA
- a CDS encoding pitrilysin family protein, producing MNGAVALPLDLPELSLTASGDAFVRRSVLPSGIRVLSERVPGARSATIGFWVAVGSRDELGAEPAFGDAAALPSRFGSTHFLEHLLFKGTPTRSALEIAVSFDEVGGEHNALTGKEYTCYYAKVQDKDLPMAVSVLADMFTSSVLDEAEFENERGVILEELAMADDDPNDVVGERLFEAVLGDHPLGRPIGGDNDTIRGVTRSAVWQHYLANYRPNDLVVTVAGAVDHDELVALVTASVSAAGWDLSAAARPVERRAPLAASVTRGSALSLTTRPNEQAVVMLGYPGLVATDDRRSTLSVLNSVLGGGMSSRLFQEVREKRGLAYSVYSFASGYSDAGVFGLYAGCSPKNVGVVSDLLVAEFTRLAESGVTADELRRANGQLSGSAALSLEDSDTRMSRLGRSEITTGEFADLDVALGRLAEVTAADVQALAQELLSRPLSVAAVGAVEASAFDSVLASASGSTETSATGPVLVGS from the coding sequence ATGAACGGTGCTGTTGCTCTCCCTCTTGACCTGCCCGAGCTGTCTCTCACCGCATCGGGAGATGCGTTTGTCAGGCGATCGGTTCTCCCCAGCGGAATACGCGTTCTGAGCGAACGAGTTCCCGGTGCCCGGAGCGCCACAATCGGCTTCTGGGTGGCGGTGGGTTCACGCGATGAGCTGGGTGCAGAACCCGCTTTCGGCGACGCGGCTGCCCTGCCCTCCCGTTTCGGCTCCACGCATTTTCTCGAACACCTGCTTTTCAAGGGCACACCGACGCGCTCAGCTCTCGAGATCGCTGTCTCGTTCGACGAGGTCGGCGGCGAACACAATGCCCTCACCGGCAAGGAGTACACCTGCTACTACGCCAAGGTGCAGGACAAAGACCTGCCCATGGCCGTTTCGGTGCTCGCCGACATGTTCACCTCCTCGGTGCTCGATGAGGCAGAGTTCGAGAACGAACGCGGCGTCATCCTCGAAGAGCTGGCGATGGCAGACGACGACCCGAACGATGTTGTGGGCGAGAGGCTGTTCGAGGCGGTGCTGGGCGATCATCCACTCGGTCGCCCCATCGGCGGCGACAACGACACGATTCGTGGGGTGACCCGCAGTGCCGTCTGGCAGCACTACCTGGCGAACTACCGCCCGAATGACCTCGTCGTCACGGTCGCCGGCGCCGTCGACCACGACGAACTCGTCGCCCTGGTGACGGCATCGGTGAGTGCGGCGGGCTGGGACCTCTCTGCAGCGGCACGACCGGTCGAGCGCCGCGCCCCGCTTGCCGCAAGCGTGACCCGTGGTTCGGCCCTGTCGCTGACAACACGACCCAACGAACAGGCCGTCGTCATGCTCGGGTACCCCGGGCTGGTCGCGACCGATGACCGCCGTTCGACGCTGAGTGTTCTCAACTCTGTTCTGGGTGGCGGCATGTCGTCCCGGTTGTTCCAGGAGGTCCGTGAGAAGCGCGGGCTTGCGTACTCCGTGTACTCCTTTGCCTCCGGTTACTCAGACGCCGGCGTCTTCGGTCTCTACGCCGGATGCTCGCCGAAGAACGTCGGCGTCGTGAGTGACCTGCTCGTGGCTGAGTTCACCCGCCTCGCCGAAAGCGGTGTGACCGCCGATGAGCTCCGCCGCGCCAACGGGCAGCTCTCCGGCTCGGCAGCACTCTCTCTCGAGGACTCCGACACGCGCATGTCCAGGCTCGGGCGGTCGGAGATCACCACCGGCGAATTCGCCGACCTCGACGTAGCCCTCGGCCGACTGGCCGAAGTGACGGCCGCCGACGTGCAGGCGTTGGCGCAGGAGCTGCTGTCGCGCCCACTGTCGGTCGCGGCTGTCGGCGCGGTGGAGGCTTCGGCGTTCGATTCGGTTCTCGCCAGCGCTTCAGGCTCAACCGAGACGTCGGCCACTGGCCCGGTTCTGGTGGGATCATGA
- a CDS encoding NADP-dependent oxidoreductase: MSQAAKTTESVQFSEFGGVDVLDLVEIPMPHPGPGEVLVEVLASGINHIEAYIRRGLFADEIEVTKPQAQGSDFAGIVLEVGDGVTQFKRNSEVLGHSRLSAQAYHIVVPAQNLVVKPKDLSWEVAGSLFLAGLAAHDLVESVHLSAGETVVVSAAAGGVGSIEIQLAKLKGANVIGTCGERNFDYLRQLGIKPVVYGEGLADRIRALAPDGVAAYLDNFGQDGKAIADELGVSPSRFKSSDDRKAIEIAAIIPDDEGAKHNTAVLTELAHLAAEHKISVLISGYYPLGFVRQAFDDLEKRHARGKIVLGMKPAHSYGVTKARDIADARP; this comes from the coding sequence ATGAGCCAGGCAGCAAAGACAACGGAGTCCGTGCAGTTCAGCGAATTCGGGGGAGTTGACGTTCTCGACCTTGTCGAGATCCCGATGCCGCACCCTGGCCCCGGAGAAGTACTCGTAGAGGTTCTGGCTTCCGGGATCAACCACATTGAGGCCTACATCAGGCGAGGCCTCTTCGCCGACGAGATCGAGGTGACGAAGCCCCAGGCACAGGGAAGCGACTTCGCCGGGATCGTGCTCGAAGTCGGCGATGGGGTCACTCAGTTCAAGCGCAACTCCGAGGTTCTGGGCCATTCGCGGCTCTCTGCACAGGCCTACCACATCGTCGTTCCCGCGCAGAACCTCGTGGTGAAACCGAAAGATCTCTCCTGGGAGGTTGCCGGTTCGCTCTTTCTTGCGGGCCTGGCAGCCCACGACCTGGTCGAATCTGTGCATTTGAGTGCGGGGGAGACCGTCGTGGTCTCTGCGGCGGCCGGCGGGGTCGGCAGCATCGAGATCCAACTGGCAAAGCTCAAGGGTGCCAACGTGATCGGAACCTGTGGTGAACGCAATTTCGACTACCTGAGACAACTCGGAATCAAGCCAGTGGTCTACGGCGAAGGATTGGCCGATCGTATTCGCGCGCTCGCACCCGACGGCGTTGCCGCGTACCTCGACAACTTCGGTCAGGACGGAAAGGCGATCGCCGACGAACTCGGTGTCTCGCCGTCTCGTTTCAAATCGAGCGACGACCGTAAGGCCATCGAGATCGCGGCCATCATTCCTGACGACGAGGGCGCAAAGCACAACACGGCCGTGCTCACCGAACTCGCCCACCTTGCCGCAGAACACAAGATCTCGGTTCTCATCTCGGGCTACTACCCTCTCGGCTTCGTGCGGCAGGCCTTCGACGATCTGGAGAAACGCCACGCCCGGGGCAAGATCGTGCTCGGAATGAAGCCAGCTCACAGCTACGGCGTCACAAAGGCCAGAGACATAGCCGACGCCCGGCCCTGA
- a CDS encoding UvrD-helicase domain-containing protein, with protein MVSSELDREREYVSRLYERLDELRTDARHQLERVHRQDVGGNHQSRSERDAFARIFEDRIVALNEVDERLAFGRLELAASDVPADESSASDSVGADADRDVSDGSDSVFRYIGRIGLRDENLRPILLDWRVPQAGPFYQATAATPMGIRARRHLLSKGRRIVRIEDEVFDSSDLSTEEVSALQGEGALMASLSTERTGRMHDIVATIQAEQDRIIRSELAGILVVQGGPGTGKTAVALHRAAYLLYSFRDRLKSSGVLVVGPSRAFLQYIEAVLPSLGETGVVLASVGQLYPGVETSIEDVAEVAVVKGHTEMAALIERAIKSRQKVPAEPVQLDVNGEPLTLEPHVIANAITRARESRKPYNEARVTFVKTALAELTRALAAQLRSHGNTVDEDDYGMLREDLRSAYDVKVALNTAWIPLSPQKLLQDLYARPQWLAELTPNWSPEKRALLRRDRDAPFTISDIPLLDEAAEHLGEHSERSAAIEREAKQQRKRDVENAENAIRNMDVEGLVRAEDLADNFAEQASRGTTAERAAGDRTWTYGHIVVDEAQELSPMQWRLLRRRGPMRSFTIVGDIAQASAAAGARSWQEAVAPLVGRQAPGEGWRLEELTVNYRTPAQIAAAAQQMAEEQRLPVTRSTSVRESEWPIVVIRASDDRFGPDPTVAFANALGEAVAADRMIDPRGTIGVIVTPADLAAAYAALAQALPGEVGQGAAGLLLPVTVMTPQEAKGLEFDAVVIGDREAILNRLPRGAGALYVSMTRPTQRLTFVDRF; from the coding sequence GTGGTTTCATCTGAGCTCGACCGGGAACGTGAATACGTTTCCCGCCTGTACGAACGACTCGACGAACTGCGAACGGATGCCCGGCACCAGCTCGAGCGTGTGCACCGTCAAGACGTGGGCGGCAATCACCAGAGTCGCTCCGAACGTGATGCCTTCGCCAGAATCTTCGAAGACCGCATCGTCGCCCTGAACGAGGTCGACGAGCGGCTGGCCTTCGGTAGGCTCGAACTTGCGGCATCAGATGTACCTGCAGACGAGAGCTCTGCCTCGGATTCCGTTGGCGCTGACGCCGACCGCGACGTGTCGGACGGCTCGGATTCCGTGTTCCGCTACATCGGGCGCATCGGCCTTCGCGATGAGAACCTGAGGCCGATTCTGCTCGACTGGCGCGTTCCGCAGGCCGGCCCGTTCTACCAGGCGACAGCAGCGACACCGATGGGAATCAGGGCGCGCAGGCACCTGCTCAGCAAGGGCAGGCGAATCGTCAGGATCGAAGACGAGGTATTCGACAGCAGTGACCTCAGCACCGAGGAGGTCAGCGCGCTGCAGGGCGAAGGTGCGCTCATGGCGTCGCTGTCCACCGAGCGTACGGGGCGCATGCACGACATCGTCGCGACGATCCAGGCAGAACAGGATCGCATCATCCGTTCTGAACTGGCCGGCATTCTGGTCGTGCAGGGTGGGCCTGGCACCGGCAAGACGGCTGTGGCCCTGCACCGGGCAGCGTACCTGCTCTACTCGTTCCGTGACCGGCTGAAATCGTCTGGTGTGCTCGTCGTGGGGCCATCCCGGGCGTTCCTCCAGTACATCGAGGCGGTGTTGCCGAGTCTCGGTGAAACCGGCGTGGTGCTGGCCAGCGTCGGGCAGCTGTACCCCGGCGTCGAGACCAGCATCGAAGACGTCGCAGAGGTCGCTGTCGTCAAGGGTCACACCGAGATGGCCGCACTCATCGAGCGTGCCATCAAATCCCGTCAGAAGGTGCCGGCCGAGCCGGTGCAACTCGATGTCAACGGCGAACCGCTGACGCTCGAGCCGCACGTAATCGCGAACGCCATCACCCGTGCCAGGGAGAGCCGCAAGCCCTACAACGAGGCTCGCGTAACGTTCGTGAAGACGGCCCTCGCCGAGCTGACGCGGGCCCTGGCCGCGCAGTTGCGTTCGCACGGCAACACCGTCGACGAAGATGACTACGGCATGCTGCGCGAAGACCTCCGATCGGCCTACGACGTGAAAGTCGCACTGAACACTGCCTGGATTCCGCTGTCCCCGCAGAAACTCCTCCAGGATCTCTATGCCAGGCCGCAGTGGCTCGCCGAGCTGACTCCGAACTGGAGCCCGGAGAAACGCGCCCTCCTCAGGCGAGACCGCGACGCGCCGTTCACCATCTCCGACATTCCCCTGCTCGACGAGGCGGCCGAGCACCTCGGCGAGCACAGCGAACGCTCTGCGGCCATCGAGCGTGAGGCGAAACAACAACGCAAGAGAGACGTCGAGAACGCCGAGAACGCCATCCGCAACATGGACGTGGAGGGGCTGGTACGCGCCGAAGACCTGGCCGACAATTTCGCCGAACAGGCCTCGAGGGGCACCACGGCCGAGCGCGCTGCCGGCGACCGCACCTGGACCTATGGGCACATTGTGGTCGACGAGGCGCAGGAACTCTCGCCCATGCAGTGGCGACTTCTCCGCAGGCGCGGCCCGATGCGCTCGTTCACGATCGTCGGCGACATCGCCCAGGCCAGTGCGGCCGCGGGAGCACGCAGCTGGCAGGAGGCCGTCGCCCCGCTGGTCGGTCGCCAGGCCCCGGGAGAGGGGTGGCGGCTCGAAGAACTCACGGTGAACTACCGCACTCCTGCCCAGATCGCCGCGGCAGCGCAGCAGATGGCCGAAGAACAGCGATTGCCGGTGACCCGGTCGACCTCCGTGCGCGAAAGTGAATGGCCGATAGTGGTCATCCGGGCATCCGATGACCGTTTCGGCCCTGACCCCACTGTCGCCTTCGCCAACGCCCTGGGTGAGGCGGTCGCCGCCGACAGGATGATCGACCCTCGTGGCACGATCGGCGTGATCGTCACTCCAGCCGACCTGGCAGCGGCCTACGCAGCGCTTGCACAAGCGCTCCCCGGCGAGGTCGGCCAGGGTGCCGCAGGGCTCCTCCTGCCGGTGACGGTCATGACGCCGCAGGAAGCGAAGGGACTGGAGTTCGATGCTGTCGTCATCGGCGACCGCGAGGCCATTCTGAACCGCCTGCCACGCGGAGCAGGAGCGCTCTATGTGTCGATGACCAGGCCGACGCAGCGCCTGACTTTCGTCGACCGGTTTTGA
- a CDS encoding PaaI family thioesterase, producing the protein MTRSDDDSLEPGRGVAGQVRPHPALTGMQQMQALIASGVQPPIGDTMEFALESIEEGRAVFSGNPTSRVYNPIGSVHGGYAAALLDSACGCAVHSLLTETQAYTTLELKVSYLRPMTTETGPVRAEATVIKMGGRAAFAEAKLTDARGTLLATATSTLLVFAR; encoded by the coding sequence ATGACCCGATCAGACGACGACTCCCTCGAGCCAGGCCGAGGCGTGGCCGGGCAGGTGCGGCCGCACCCTGCACTCACGGGCATGCAGCAGATGCAGGCGCTGATCGCCTCCGGCGTGCAGCCGCCTATCGGCGACACCATGGAATTCGCACTCGAGAGCATCGAAGAGGGTCGCGCCGTGTTCTCCGGTAACCCCACCAGCCGCGTGTACAACCCCATCGGTTCGGTGCACGGCGGGTACGCCGCGGCACTGCTCGATTCGGCCTGCGGCTGTGCTGTGCATTCGTTGCTGACCGAGACTCAGGCCTACACGACCCTCGAGTTGAAGGTCTCGTACCTGCGGCCGATGACGACAGAGACGGGGCCAGTGCGCGCCGAGGCGACAGTCATCAAGATGGGCGGCAGGGCTGCGTTCGCCGAAGCGAAGCTGACGGATGCCCGGGGCACCCTGCTCGCAACGGCGACGTCGACACTGCTGGTCTTCGCCCGCTGA